The bacterium HR11 genome includes a region encoding these proteins:
- the bpsA gene encoding N(4)-bis(aminopropyl)spermidine synthase, giving the protein MRMEPIVERVAERTGLPLNARTVERVLRALLGHHDFWEIVDAADEVVPIVAETIRVLDEQGWLRVEPHGIFLRESARETLEREWGLRPLPDFRCLACEGRGIDPLRLPSEGIETFMAIQAERPRAIIDYDQGYITPESTLARFAFAFMRGDIQGRRVLILGDDDLVSVAICLMGAPQEVVVVEIDRRLVEFLEYWANQMRWPLTVHQLDLSQPLPVSFLRAFDTFLTDPPESIAAFRAFVGRGLAALRGPGSAGYFGLTRREASLFKWHQVQRYLIEQGAVLTDVVQNFHAYVNWDYAPKTRAWRLAPVKSLPDKPWYRSSLYRIELLTEVVGEVDTVFDVHTFNDAEASTT; this is encoded by the coding sequence ATGCGCATGGAACCGATCGTTGAACGGGTCGCCGAACGGACGGGCCTGCCCCTGAACGCCCGGACCGTCGAGCGGGTCCTGCGGGCCCTTTTGGGCCACCACGATTTCTGGGAAATCGTGGACGCCGCCGACGAGGTCGTCCCCATCGTCGCCGAGACGATCCGCGTCCTGGACGAGCAGGGCTGGCTCCGGGTGGAACCCCACGGTATCTTCCTGCGGGAGTCGGCACGGGAGACCCTCGAGCGGGAATGGGGCCTCCGGCCTTTACCGGACTTCCGATGCCTCGCCTGTGAAGGCCGGGGTATCGACCCCTTGCGACTCCCGTCGGAGGGCATCGAGACTTTTATGGCCATCCAGGCCGAGCGACCCCGGGCGATCATCGACTACGACCAGGGCTACATCACGCCCGAGTCGACCCTGGCCCGGTTTGCCTTCGCCTTCATGCGGGGCGACATCCAGGGCCGCCGGGTCCTGATCCTGGGCGACGACGACCTGGTCAGCGTCGCCATCTGTCTGATGGGTGCTCCCCAAGAGGTCGTCGTCGTCGAGATCGACCGCCGCCTGGTCGAGTTCCTCGAGTACTGGGCGAACCAGATGCGCTGGCCCTTAACAGTTCACCAGCTGGACCTCAGCCAGCCGCTTCCGGTGTCCTTCCTTCGGGCCTTTGACACATTCCTGACGGACCCGCCCGAGTCGATCGCCGCCTTTCGGGCCTTCGTCGGACGCGGCCTGGCGGCCCTCCGGGGTCCCGGCAGTGCGGGTTACTTCGGCCTGACCCGGCGAGAGGCCAGCCTGTTCAAATGGCACCAGGTCCAGCGGTATCTCATCGAGCAGGGGGCCGTCCTCACGGACGTCGTCCAGAACTTCCACGCCTACGTGAATTGGGACTACGCGCCCAAGACACGGGCCTGGCGGCTGGCGCCCGTGAAGTCCCTGCCCGACAAGCCCTGGTACCGGTCCAGTCTGTACCGGATCGAGCTCCTCACCGAGGTGGTCGGGGAGGTCGACACGGTCTTCGACGTCCACACCTTTAACGACGCCGAGGCTTCCACGACCTGA
- the truB gene encoding tRNA pseudouridine synthase B, whose amino-acid sequence MERAPKPLVHGLLLIDKPSGPTSHDVVDAVRKALKQRRVGHLGTLDPIAEGLLPLALGWATRLAPILTHYDKVYETTFRLGVETDTHDRTGHVLAEYPIPPDLNEAMITEKVQAFVGEIQQVPPLISAKKYKGRPLYWWVRHGKPVPEPPPKPVRFHEIRVLRYDPPFLTLRIHCSAGAYIRALARDLGRALGVGAVVFEIRRTRWGPHDVSETISLKDFLADPTLVAPHFLSLEHVEPHWPRLSAHPRVVERLLHGQRVPLPPLLRFIEAPERLLEFPYLRVFTTDGRLAAIARVEYPEWLHPAINFPPPTAETG is encoded by the coding sequence GTGGAAAGAGCCCCGAAGCCCCTGGTTCACGGCCTCCTGCTGATCGATAAACCCTCCGGGCCGACTTCCCATGACGTGGTCGATGCTGTGCGCAAGGCCCTGAAACAGCGGCGGGTCGGCCACTTGGGCACGTTAGACCCCATCGCCGAAGGCCTCTTGCCCCTGGCCCTCGGATGGGCCACCCGCCTGGCCCCGATCCTGACTCATTACGATAAGGTCTATGAGACGACCTTCCGCCTGGGCGTCGAGACGGACACCCACGACCGGACCGGCCATGTCTTGGCGGAATATCCCATTCCCCCGGACCTGAACGAGGCGATGATCACCGAAAAGGTCCAGGCCTTCGTCGGTGAAATCCAGCAGGTGCCGCCTCTGATCTCGGCGAAGAAGTACAAGGGCCGTCCCCTGTACTGGTGGGTCCGTCATGGGAAACCCGTGCCCGAGCCGCCGCCCAAGCCCGTCCGCTTTCACGAGATTCGGGTCCTTCGATACGACCCCCCGTTTCTGACCTTGCGCATCCACTGTTCAGCTGGGGCTTACATCCGGGCCCTGGCCCGGGACCTGGGCCGAGCCCTGGGGGTCGGGGCCGTCGTCTTCGAAATCCGACGCACCCGGTGGGGGCCCCACGACGTGTCCGAGACGATCTCCCTGAAGGACTTTCTCGCCGACCCGACCCTGGTAGCCCCCCACTTCTTGAGTCTGGAACACGTGGAACCCCACTGGCCCCGTCTGTCGGCCCATCCGCGGGTCGTCGAGCGGCTCCTCCACGGCCAGCGCGTCCCCTTGCCGCCCCTGCTCCGCTTCATCGAAGCCCCGGAAAGGCTCCTGGAATTCCCCTACCTGCGGGTCTTCACGACCGACGGTCGCCTGGCCGCCATCGCCCGGGTCGAGTATCCCGAATGGCTTCATCCGGCTATCAACTTCCCCCCGCCGACCGCCGAGACCGGATAG
- the pgaC_1 gene encoding Poly-beta-1,6-N-acetyl-D-glucosamine synthase yields the protein MAESGQKRPSITVFFPVYNDEGTVEYMIRKSYEVLSEITDDFEIIAVNDGSQDRSGEIAERVAREVPHVRVIHHPQNRGYGAALRTGFTNATKEWVFYTDGDAQYDVAELRHFVEYIDRADVINGYKIKRADPWSRWLFGKVYYWIARWLFNIRLRDVDCDFRLMRRSIFDHVTLHYDSGVVCVEMMKKIQDSGYRIIELPVKHYPRRYGASQFFRLRRILQVARDLLKLRWDLWRRPVRRAPLEALRVLEKGPQTTDYRL from the coding sequence ATGGCCGAGTCGGGACAGAAGCGACCCTCCATTACCGTATTCTTCCCGGTGTACAACGACGAAGGCACCGTCGAGTACATGATCCGTAAATCCTACGAGGTCCTTTCTGAAATCACGGACGACTTCGAGATCATCGCCGTCAACGACGGGAGCCAGGACCGATCCGGGGAAATTGCCGAACGGGTCGCCCGAGAGGTCCCTCATGTGCGGGTCATCCACCATCCGCAGAATCGAGGCTACGGGGCGGCCTTGCGGACGGGCTTCACGAACGCCACCAAGGAGTGGGTCTTCTATACCGACGGGGACGCCCAGTACGACGTCGCCGAGCTCCGGCACTTCGTCGAGTACATCGACCGGGCCGACGTCATCAACGGATATAAGATCAAGCGGGCCGACCCCTGGTCCCGATGGCTCTTTGGGAAGGTCTACTACTGGATCGCCCGGTGGCTCTTCAACATCCGCCTGCGGGACGTGGACTGTGATTTCCGGCTCATGCGGCGGAGTATCTTTGACCACGTGACCCTTCACTACGACAGCGGCGTCGTGTGCGTCGAGATGATGAAGAAAATCCAGGACAGCGGCTATCGGATCATCGAGCTTCCCGTGAAGCACTACCCCCGGCGGTATGGGGCCTCCCAGTTCTTCCGCCTCCGCCGGATCCTGCAAGTCGCCCGGGACCTGCTGAAGCTTCGATGGGACCTCTGGCGCCGTCCGGTCCGCCGGGCGCCCCTGGAGGCCCTGCGGGTCCTGGAAAAAGGACCCCAAACCACGGACTACAGACTATAG
- the rfbE gene encoding CDP-paratose 2-epimerase, protein MHPPWVEFYRDRAVLVTGGLGFIGSNLVHVLVRLGSRVTVIDALVEAHGGHPFNLHPLEDQVRVVIADLRQREIVEPLVAEAEVIFNLAGQVSHIASLEDPFADLHYNLTGHIVLLEACRRLNPTVRVVYAATRSEYGRARRLPVDEDHPLQPLDPNGIHKMAAEAYHWLYHHLYGIPTVSLRLINTYGPRHQMKSPRGCFVHWLLRLALEDREVPVFGTGQQRRDLNYVDDVVEAFLRVGAATDVAGEVFNLGATETHTVLEIAEQIVELTGRGRIRLTPFPSQHKAIEVGDFQTDFRKIRERLGWTPRTDLRTGLRQTVEFYERYWDVYIEPFQD, encoded by the coding sequence ATGCATCCACCATGGGTCGAATTTTATCGAGACCGTGCCGTCTTGGTCACCGGCGGCCTGGGCTTCATCGGTAGTAACCTGGTCCACGTCCTCGTCCGCCTGGGGAGCCGCGTAACCGTCATCGACGCCCTCGTCGAGGCTCACGGGGGTCACCCCTTTAATCTCCACCCCCTCGAGGACCAAGTCCGAGTCGTTATCGCCGACCTGCGCCAGAGGGAGATCGTCGAACCCCTCGTCGCCGAGGCAGAGGTCATCTTTAACTTAGCCGGTCAGGTCAGCCACATCGCCAGCTTGGAGGACCCCTTCGCCGACCTGCACTACAACCTGACGGGCCACATCGTCCTCCTGGAAGCCTGCCGCCGGCTGAACCCCACGGTACGGGTCGTCTATGCGGCGACCCGGTCCGAGTATGGCCGGGCCCGGCGCCTGCCCGTCGATGAGGACCATCCCCTCCAGCCTCTCGACCCCAACGGGATTCACAAGATGGCCGCCGAAGCCTACCACTGGCTGTACCATCACCTCTACGGCATTCCCACGGTCTCCCTCCGGCTCATCAACACCTACGGGCCCCGTCATCAGATGAAGTCCCCCCGGGGGTGCTTCGTTCACTGGCTTCTGCGGCTGGCCCTGGAGGACCGGGAGGTGCCCGTCTTCGGGACGGGCCAGCAGAGGCGGGACCTCAACTACGTCGACGACGTCGTCGAGGCCTTCCTGCGGGTCGGGGCGGCGACCGACGTCGCCGGCGAGGTCTTCAATCTGGGCGCCACGGAGACCCACACGGTCCTGGAGATCGCCGAACAGATCGTCGAGCTGACGGGTCGGGGCCGCATCCGGCTAACGCCCTTTCCGTCCCAGCACAAGGCCATCGAGGTCGGGGACTTCCAGACCGACTTCCGGAAGATCCGGGAGCGCTTGGGCTGGACGCCCCGGACGGACCTCCGCACGGGCCTCCGGCAGACCGTCGAGTTCTACGAACGGTACTGGGACGTGTACATCGAGCCGTTCCAGGACTGA
- the pgm gene encoding Phosphoglucomutase — translation MEAVIRFGTAGWRGVIGEDFTFANVRRLSVVLAHWLQTRYESPRVVIGYDTRFLSERFAEQSARVFARARVPVWLCQRDAPHPAISWAVVRRGAALGLNFTGSHNLPQYSGIKVIDERGGLVGDEVTRQWEADVTAYSNHSVITLTYDEQWVTPIDPRPDYLEQLARLVPPERLQRRLRVVVDPLYGSTREYLESYLTERTPMEVEPLHSFKDPYFGGYGPEATRENLQELIRFVRDGQFDLGLAMDGDGDRFGIVDRDGVYVQPEQVLCILYDYLLEGRGERGGVVRNIATTHLLDRIAQAHGQPVIQTPIGYKNAAPYLWRDDILVAVEESAGFTLRPHIPDKDGMLACLLATEVVAQTGEPLTAYWQKIVEKYGPLYQAKGHCACDEQALRQYQQWLHSPPTAIGPYGVRRVETLDGIKLYIDAETWLLVRMAGTEPLIRVYAESPHRDTARRLVQTAIRSIRGDDG, via the coding sequence ATGGAAGCGGTGATTCGCTTTGGGACGGCCGGATGGCGTGGGGTCATCGGGGAGGACTTCACGTTTGCGAACGTGCGGCGCCTCTCGGTCGTCCTGGCCCACTGGCTTCAGACCCGGTATGAGAGTCCTCGGGTCGTCATCGGCTATGATACCCGTTTCCTGTCCGAACGGTTTGCCGAACAGAGTGCCCGGGTCTTCGCCCGCGCCCGGGTCCCCGTCTGGTTGTGCCAGCGGGACGCCCCCCATCCGGCGATTAGCTGGGCCGTCGTGCGACGGGGCGCCGCCCTGGGCCTGAACTTCACGGGCAGTCATAATCTTCCCCAATACAGCGGAATCAAGGTCATCGACGAACGGGGCGGCCTGGTGGGGGACGAAGTCACCCGCCAGTGGGAAGCCGATGTGACGGCCTATTCGAATCACTCGGTCATCACCCTGACTTACGACGAACAGTGGGTAACGCCGATCGATCCCCGGCCGGATTACCTGGAGCAACTGGCCCGACTGGTTCCACCAGAGCGCCTCCAGCGGCGGCTCCGGGTCGTCGTCGACCCCCTGTACGGTTCGACCCGGGAGTACCTGGAGAGCTATCTGACCGAGCGGACTCCCATGGAAGTCGAGCCGCTTCACAGCTTCAAGGACCCCTACTTCGGGGGCTATGGCCCGGAGGCGACCCGGGAGAACCTCCAGGAGCTCATCCGATTTGTCCGGGACGGTCAGTTCGACCTCGGTCTGGCGATGGACGGAGACGGCGACCGCTTCGGGATCGTCGACCGGGACGGCGTCTACGTGCAACCCGAGCAGGTCCTGTGCATCCTGTACGATTACCTCTTAGAGGGCCGGGGCGAGCGGGGCGGCGTCGTGCGGAACATCGCCACGACCCACCTGCTGGACCGGATCGCCCAGGCCCACGGCCAGCCCGTGATTCAGACCCCCATTGGGTATAAGAACGCGGCGCCCTACCTGTGGCGGGACGACATCCTGGTCGCCGTCGAGGAGAGCGCCGGTTTCACGCTCCGGCCCCACATCCCCGACAAGGACGGCATGCTGGCCTGCCTACTCGCGACCGAGGTCGTCGCCCAGACGGGCGAGCCCCTGACGGCCTATTGGCAGAAGATCGTCGAAAAGTACGGTCCCCTCTATCAGGCCAAGGGCCACTGCGCCTGCGACGAGCAGGCCCTCCGGCAGTATCAGCAGTGGCTCCACTCGCCCCCGACGGCCATCGGCCCTTACGGGGTCCGCCGCGTGGAAACCCTGGACGGGATCAAACTATACATCGACGCCGAGACATGGCTTCTGGTCCGTATGGCCGGCACCGAGCCCCTCATTCGGGTGTACGCCGAGAGCCCTCATCGGGATACGGCCCGCCGTTTGGTCCAAACGGCCATTCGTTCCATACGGGGGGACGACGGATGA
- the speE_1 gene encoding Polyamine aminopropyltransferase, whose translation MDMPVGSGTLYWFVERHREDTGLFMGARRVWTYRSNFQDIAVLETETWGRVLVLDGLVQMTDRDEFIYHEMLAHVPLMTHPDPRRVLIIGGGDGGVLREVLRHPEVTRAVLCEIDPMVIEVVRRHWPEHGAVFDDPRVQVLNEDGSQFVQTTYERYDVVIVDSSDPVSYSRSLFSPHFLAAVRRVLYPSGLYATQCMSLLYHLDFVKGFYRQLQAAFSNVALYTAPVPSYPTGWWNFAMGSIELSLDPDHLPLKGRSIEFLRLTRYYSLEIHRSAFTLPNFLVQELQYAHGTDR comes from the coding sequence ATGGATATGCCTGTCGGGAGCGGGACCCTCTACTGGTTCGTCGAACGGCACCGAGAAGACACGGGCCTCTTCATGGGCGCCCGCCGCGTGTGGACCTACCGGAGTAACTTTCAAGACATCGCCGTCCTGGAGACCGAGACCTGGGGTCGCGTCTTGGTCCTGGACGGCCTCGTCCAGATGACCGACCGGGACGAGTTCATCTACCACGAGATGCTGGCCCACGTACCCCTGATGACGCATCCGGACCCCCGGCGGGTCCTGATCATCGGGGGCGGCGACGGCGGGGTCTTGCGGGAAGTCCTCCGCCACCCGGAGGTCACGCGGGCCGTCCTGTGCGAGATCGACCCGATGGTCATCGAGGTCGTCCGCCGGCACTGGCCCGAGCACGGGGCGGTCTTCGACGACCCCCGGGTCCAGGTCCTCAACGAAGACGGGAGTCAATTCGTCCAGACGACGTACGAGCGTTACGACGTCGTCATCGTCGATTCGTCGGACCCCGTGTCTTACTCCCGGAGCCTCTTCAGCCCTCACTTTCTGGCGGCCGTCCGGCGGGTCTTGTACCCCTCAGGCCTCTATGCGACCCAATGCATGTCCCTATTGTATCATCTGGACTTCGTGAAGGGCTTTTATCGTCAGCTCCAGGCGGCCTTTTCCAACGTGGCCCTTTACACGGCCCCTGTTCCCAGCTATCCGACCGGTTGGTGGAACTTTGCGATGGGCTCAATAGAATTATCTTTAGATCCAGACCATCTGCCCCTGAAGGGGCGCTCGATAGAATTCCTCCGGCTGACACGCTACTACAGCCTGGAAATCCATCGGAGCGCCTTCACGCTCCCGAACTTTCTGGTCCAGGAGTTGCAGTATGCGCATGGAACCGATCGTTGA